A window of Gloeomargarita sp. SRBZ-1_bins_9 genomic DNA:
TGGGCGCTTGACGGACTCCCAGGGCCACACGGTGGACTTCAAAAACACCATCATCATCATGACCAGTAACCTGGGGTCACAGTACATCCTGGATTTGGCGGGCCAGCCGGACAAGGATGAGGAATTGCGCCAGCGGGTACTGGGAGTGATGCGGGACCACTTCCGCCCGGAATTTCTCAACCGCATTGACGAGATCATCATCTTCAAGAGCCTGACCCGCGAGCAACTGCACCAGATTGTGAAATTGCAGGTGGAGCGCTTGCGGCAGCGGCTGGCGGAGCAGAAGATTAAGCTCGAACTTACGGATGCGGCGATCAATTTCCTGGCGGAGCTGGGCTACGACCCGGTCTATGGAGCGCGTCCGTTGCGCCGGGCTATCCAGCGCCATCTGGAGAACCTATTGGCCAGGGAGTTGCTCAGGGGGACGTTCCAGGAGGGGGATACGGTGCGAGTGGACGTGGTGGCCGAACGACTCGTCTGCCAGCGAGTGTAAAGCTTTTTCACAAGCTGGCCCGTTGCCGGCTTAGGAGTGGTACGATGCCATCGAGTTCTTCGTGGTGGAAGTGCCTATGACCCTGGATTTGAATACGCCGGCGCCCATTTTCGGCGGTAGCACGGGCGGGTTGCTGCGCAAGGCCGAGGTGGAGGAAAAATACGCCATCACCTGGAGCAGCCCGAAAGAGCAGGTGTTTGAAATGCCCACCGGTGGGGCGGCGATCATGCGGGAGGGGGCGAATTTGCTGTACCTGGCCCGCAAGGAACAATGCCTGGCCCTGGGCGCCCAACTGCGCAGCAAGTTCAAGATTGACTATAAGATTTACCGGATTTATCCCAACGGGGAAATCCAATACCTGCATCCGGCGGATGGGGTCTATCCCGAAAAAGTGAATCCGGGGCGGCCTTACGTGGGCAAACTGGACCGGCGTATCGGCCAAAATCCCGAACCGGCCAAACTTAAGTTCACCGGGCAACATCCCTACGACGTGCAGTAATGGCAAGTGCCCCCGACCTGCTCCCTACACCCTGCGGGGTGTTTTTTTATGTCCCTTGTCCGAGCGGGGTGCTATCGTGTATAGTAAGAGATTGTGACGTTTTGGTTGTCTTTGATGAACACCACCCACGTTCCGTCCCCAGCGGCCTTTAAACCAGCTTGGTATGTAATTGATGCCAAGGGCCAGCGGTTAGGGCGTTTGGCGAGCAAGGTGGCGCGGATTTTGCGAGGAAAAGAAAAGCCTATTTACACCCCCTACTTGGACACGGGGGATTATGTGATTGTGGTCAATGCCAAAGAGGTGGAGGTGACGGGGAAAAAGCGCACCC
This region includes:
- a CDS encoding photosystem I reaction center subunit II — encoded protein: MTLDLNTPAPIFGGSTGGLLRKAEVEEKYAITWSSPKEQVFEMPTGGAAIMREGANLLYLARKEQCLALGAQLRSKFKIDYKIYRIYPNGEIQYLHPADGVYPEKVNPGRPYVGKLDRRIGQNPEPAKLKFTGQHPYDVQ